Sequence from the Hirundo rustica isolate bHirRus1 chromosome 9, bHirRus1.pri.v3, whole genome shotgun sequence genome:
ttggggcagggagctgcctAGAAAGCGCTGTTGGGGTTAAGCTGGCACTCAGGATGGTTTgtctgtgaggaagaggagaaggggagTCAAGCAGGCAGTCTGTGCCAGGGAAAGTGCATTGTCTCACTTCTTCCCCTGGACCAGCCTGCGCCCTTCAAGGATATCCTCCTTGCCCCAGTCTGGAACATCCTGGCCCAGCTGttccagcaggcaggggaaaTTCCCCACGGCAGGCACTCCTTGGGCAGCTGATGCTGGATCAGTTTGCTTTTGCTTCTTATTTACCCCTTTTatcagcacaaacccaaagaGGTGCAGTTCCTCCTTCTTTTCACGTACCTGTTCCCATCAATGCTAATTCGCAGGAAGGAGGGGGCGGCTCCTTTCCTAAATTGCCGATCACTGCCCactccctgccagcacaggcGCCTGGACCACGCACGGtttctcctgctgtgccccGGGGCAAGTGGTGCCGGTGGAGAGTGCTCCCTGCCACTCTCCAGGAATTTTGGTCTGTGCGCAGCTCCCACTGTGGCACTAGCTGCTTGCCCAACGTCCCTGCAGGGAGACTTtgccctcctgccttccctcacCCATATCCCAGGTGGAAAAGAACCCCCGCTCTGGCACACACCCAGCTGTGCCAAGTGCTCGAGCCATCTCCTGCCATCCTCGCTGGGGCAATGAGGAAGTTTCTGTTTGCCACCAAAGCCCTCAGGGCTCTCTCGGCCTTGTGCTCATCAGTTTTTGATTGCCCCGGAGTGCCCGTCTGGGAGAACTGGGCGAGTCTAAGAGATAAAAGCTGCAGAGGTGCCTGGTGGGGTTGGGTGGTGGGCTGGGATGTGCCACCGGGATGTGGGGAAGCAGCTGGAACGGGATTTCCTCGGAGAGCCCAAAGGCTGTGGCGGTGCATGGGCAGTGGAAGTGGAGAGCAGGGGCACAGTGGGAGCACAGGAAGGCTGTGCCAGTTCCACTGCTTTAGTCCCAGTTTACCCCCCACTGCCCTGTTTGGCTGCCAGAGCAGCCAAAAGCCGCAGAGGGCAATTGGAAGGAATCGCATCCGCGATGAGAAACTGGTCCTTCAAGTTTTCCCAGCAGGTGGAGGGAAGGAACCAAGCCGGTGGTAGCAGCGTTATTTACAAAACTCAGTGCCACAGAAAGAGCCTGTTCTGCCCCACAGAAACCCCATGGCTGGGAGGAGTTGCAGAGGTGGAAGCCAGCAGCTGGCCAGGTGTCGCCCCTGAGCCTGCTCCGCTCCGCAGGGGTGATGGTGAGAGggtgtgtgccaggagccagcTCTGCAAGGCATCCCAAAAATGGGGCAGAAGAGGTCATGGCCAGGcgtgcccagctctgtgccaactGGTTCCTGAACACCGTAACACCTCCAGGAAGAGCTTCCTGGCACCTCCTGCAGCcttggggagggaaaagaggcATAAAAGCCCTGACATCACCCATGAGGTGATGCCAGTTTATGGTGGAACTGGGTCCTATTCACCTGTCCAGGAAAGACAAGGCTATTTTCTGTCAGCTTCCCTCCACACCTTGCCATGGGGCAGGGCCAATTcccatgtccccagggctcagtaACCCAGAGTGGGGAGTGGGTGCCCATGCCTGCCTCActgttccctgcctgctcctccagTGTGACAGGTACTGGATGGCCCCAGGGAGATACCAGACCACGGTAGTGCCTCGGTGCAGCCTCGTACCTGGGCAGGAGGTGATAAGGGGGTGCCACAGCGGGCACAGAGTGAGGCAGGGCCTGGGGAGGCTGTTTGCACACTGGCCTCCTGCCACCCCCCTGTCCTTCACTGCCCCTGCCCCACAACCACGGCAAAAACAGGGTGAAGGAACCCTGGCTGTGCTTTCAAaatggagaaactgaggcagcaaGAGCGGAGAGGGAGTGGCAGGGGGGAGAGAGAGTATCTGGAAACCTCCCAATCCCACCCCTACCTCCCTGCAGAAGAACATGCATCACACACCGGCAGTGCAGGACAATGCTGGGGTGGAGATGCTCATTGGTGGGGGTGGCAGGATCTGTCCCTCCTCACCCCCCCATTCCGGGTTCCTGCAGCTGGTGGGGACACAGGAAcccccagccagcactgcctttCACACCAAGCTGCTGCTCAGTCCCCGCCTGGGTGTTGTGAGCAAGCAGTGGCTGTCACAGAGGGCACAGGGTGTAAGGGTGGTGCCCCCACCCTGCAGCCTATCTGTTGTGCAAACACGGGGCTATTCTGTTTCCAGGCATCCAAACAGGTGAGGAGCCACAAGCaaggagggcagggctgtgctgcctgcaaggacatggaagggaagggaaggtgggAGGGCAGCAAGGCAGCCCCTACCCTTGCACCCCCCTGGCAGAGGGTGTTTATTAAAGGCGGCCCCAAGATCAACTCCAGAAAACAATTTATATCCaagatgaaaaatttatttgcaCTTCTTTACAGCATGGAGAGGGGCTCAGGCACAAAATGACAGGGGGTATgagcctctgcagagccagggagcagcagggctctCCTCAtgccagggaaggggcagagaTCAGCCAGCCCCTCTTTCAGGGGACCACATGGCAACAAGGCCAGGGCTGACAGACACTGGGTGCAGGAGTAGACACAGCCCCGGTGAGGGTGAAGCTACCACCTCAAACTGATGcagggggacagggcagggaccgTGTGAGAGCAGTGCAGCACCCGCCTGCAGGAGTTTATCAAGACATCATTGTGCCATTGCCAGATCAGCAGCCTGAACAGCCCCGTGCTGCTTTATCTCCTGCTGCCATCAGCCAAACAGACAAAACAGCTTCTCCCAACACCCCCCCTCCCCGatcaaaaaacaccccaaatctcTATGTACAGACTCCATATGCCATATCAGTACAAAAATATACACAAACTCTACAGATCCCAGCTCAGTAGATCAAAATACAGCTACAAATCACAGTGCACAGGAGAGCATCAGACCCAGGGAGGATTGGGGTCCCCCCGAGAGCATGGCACGCCACAGGTGCACCCCAGCATGGGGGGGGTGGCAGGTCATCCTCCTGCCTCGGGGGGTCACTTCTCATCCAGCCGACAGTACAGGTACATGGAAACCGCCATGGATGCAATCTGGGGGTGGCAAGGTGCAAATCAGCCCCCTGAAACGTGcgccctcctccctccccttcccaacACGGGTTTGGGTCACAGCCCACCATCCCCAGGGCACGGGGAGTGGGGGCCTGGATGTGCCCAGGGAAGAAGGCTCAGtagcctggagctgcaggtgctcctcggagctgcagcagccccctgGGCCCCCCAGGCTGGCCCCAGTCCCCCCGGGCATGGGGAGGAGGCAGCGCAGCAGTGCTCAGGCACTCACCTCCACGGCTGCGATGCCGGCTGCCACGCCACCCGCCACTCCTGCGTTGGTCCTGATTTCTTTCAAGATCTCTTtgaaacagccctgcaggaggCAACCACATGGGTGAGGATGGCAAGAGGTGGCGATAGCccggctgccagggcacagcatcCCCCACAAAGGGAGGAACTGCTTCTCCAACCTGGAGCACACAGCCGTGGAGAAGGTCTGAGGCTTCAGGGGCGACTCAGTCACTTCTCAGACCAAGTATTAGGTGGGGagtgaggaaaggaagggaagaagcagGGAAATCACCCAAAAAGGCAGAGTGGTGCCTGGGTTCATGCCCAGCACCAGACATGCCACTCTATTCCCTTTAGGACCAGAGCAATTTAACTTGCTTCTACCAGGGACAAGCTGAGGCCACCACAGCAGCCCCCAGAACTCAAAGCCCAAGGGACCACcatgtgcagagctggggctggagctaCAGGAGAGGTCTCTCTCCCCGCCAAGTCAGGCTCTGCCAGCGGGCAAGAGCCCCCGGCACGGCCGTACCTCAACTTTTGTTTCTGCGGCCAGCGTGTCGTTGCAGGGGTCCTGCATGTCACAGCACTGCATGGGGTAGCTGTCATGTGTCCTATAAAAGTAGGAGTTGTTGAAGTCTGTGTAGTTATTCAGGCCGCAGCAGTGAACctgagaaggagagagaggaagggatgggaagagCATCCTTCAGGTCCCCCTCCAGGCTCCGACCCCACTGCTCATGGAGGGTGTCACCCAGCTCAACCCTGCTTTGGTGGGCTGCTCAGGAGTCACCATGGGACCAGGATTTTGCCCCCCACACCATCACAAACAGCTCTCACCCCACTAGGCCCCAAGAGGGTAGTTCCCAGGAACCTGGGAGATTGAGGAGGTGGTGACAGCTCAGCACATCCAGGACTGTGATGTGTGCCCACTTCCACCTCACTGTCCCAGCCAGATGTGCACCACCCAGCCCATACTGGGAGAATCCCAACCCACGGGGCTCAGCACACCTTTGTCATGGTGATGTTCCAGATGTCTGTGAATGTTTTATCCTGCCCATACTTCTCCTTCAGGAGCGGGGTCACCAGACCTGTAAGCAATGTCTCTGCCTGGAAGAAAGGGCAGAAAAACACCATCAGAGAAGGTCCTGGGGAGCACCACAGAGCTGACCGTCCCCATACTGGTCTCAGCCCATGGAGAGGAGACCAAAAAGACCCATCATGGCCACAAGTCACGCCACGTCCGTTTGACCCACAGAGGGTTTTCTCTTTCCCCACCAAGGTCACTCATGCCCAGTGAATCATCTGATAAGCGGCTAAGTGAGGGAGCCAGGAATGGCAGCATTAAGTGAGGGAGCCAGGAATGACGTTTGCCCTGCGGTTGACTTCTCCAGTGCCTAATGAGGCAGTCACCTTTCTCCCCAGGTGGTTTCTCAGGTGCCTAATAAGGGGGTGGGTTTGCTCAGCGTGAGGCAGTAGGGACTTCCTCCCCCAGTGTCTCCTACCCTCAGAGGTGGGGAGGCGTCAAGCCTAAGCTGGTTAGGGACCAAGGGGCTTGACAGAAAGAGGTGGGCAAAATTTGTCCTAAAAAAATGAGGGTTATGATACAACAGGAACCCCTGTTCCCACCACCCCCAGGCTACTCCAGGCTGCCCACACATagctggtggcagcagggaccaacctcccctcctcctgcagcactgaccGCTGCCCAGCGGCCACACCCATGGGCGGCACTGCCAGCCCGTGTCTCCTGTTTTCCCAAGGGGTAGGACACGTCCCAGATCAGCCCAACCCAAGACTCAGGTATTGCACTCACAAGACCTGTGAAGaccagagccagcacagcagcagcaacttcAGCAATGAAGATGAtcagcaccactgagaagaACTAGGACACAGCAGGGGGAAGGAGGTCAAACCAACAGCCAGAATCCTCAGGGGCCCCTGGAactcctctgcttccccagggctccagctctcctgcctcattgccttcagctctgctcctgggcaggagcagTACAACCTTGGGTCCTCCGACCCTCCACCTGCATGGGCTGAgctctctggacatgctccaagAGAGACCTCCTGCCTcatctcagcctttcctggggcAGACTTTGAGTCCAGCATTGCCTTTCCAGGGGCCACCCAGACTGCCACCACATGggaaaaatccacaaagaacatCTCCAGAGAGAAGTCTGCCCATCGGGTCTCCCCCACCACAGACCCAGATCAAACGAGGCTTGATAAGGTCAGTCAGGTCCATACCATCATCAGGAGACATTTGCTCTCCTTCTGGGCACCGTAGCACCCAAGGAAGCCGACCACCAGCAGGATGGCACCAATGACGATGAAGAGATAGCCCACGT
This genomic interval carries:
- the TSPAN1 gene encoding tetraspanin-1; translated protein: MGCFTFIKVMMILFNLAIFLSGGTLLGVGIWVRVDGESFVNIFGALSSSILQVVNVGYLFIVIGAILLVVGFLGCYGAQKESKCLLMMFFSVVLIIFIAEVAAAVLALVFTGLAETLLTGLVTPLLKEKYGQDKTFTDIWNITMTKVHCCGLNNYTDFNNSYFYRTHDSYPMQCCDMQDPCNDTLAAETKVEGCFKEILKEIRTNAGVAGGVAAGIAAVEIASMAVSMYLYCRLDEK